A genomic region of Microscilla marina ATCC 23134 contains the following coding sequences:
- a CDS encoding RNA polymerase sigma factor produces MNNKNLHKLLLKNPQKFIASNEIQEIIRKTAYKFTSRGGIYGFSKDDLTQEILYVILEKKIGYIAQNYNPDITSIQGYMSRVAFNICLELLRKQQNKPVFKNSLDTDTENLLINERNDTTPESSFIENEIIEREVERLKSYLKMFAKYQHKFTLLLKLYCRIILTKQDFKNFAVGFSSKELDLYYQQFNKEYTEYSDKEIYKIITPLLNKVETKKNSPDSIRKWLDSKVSALKEVMNQSPHYQYDTEAFKNLIRLL; encoded by the coding sequence ATGAATAACAAAAACCTACATAAACTACTTCTTAAGAATCCTCAAAAGTTTATTGCATCTAATGAAATCCAGGAAATCATTAGAAAAACAGCCTATAAATTCACTAGCCGAGGGGGCATTTACGGTTTTTCAAAGGATGACCTGACACAGGAGATTTTGTATGTTATTTTAGAGAAAAAAATTGGTTATATCGCCCAAAACTATAACCCTGACATTACGAGTATTCAGGGCTATATGAGCAGGGTTGCGTTCAATATTTGTCTGGAGCTACTCAGAAAACAACAAAACAAACCTGTATTTAAAAACAGTTTGGATACTGATACTGAGAACTTGTTGATCAACGAACGTAATGACACTACTCCTGAATCTAGTTTTATAGAAAACGAGATAATAGAAAGAGAAGTAGAGCGTTTAAAGAGTTATCTTAAGATGTTTGCAAAATATCAGCATAAGTTTACCCTCTTGCTTAAACTCTACTGTAGAATTATACTGACCAAACAAGATTTCAAGAATTTTGCGGTAGGCTTTTCAAGCAAAGAGCTTGATCTCTATTACCAACAGTTTAACAAAGAATACACTGAATATTCCGACAAAGAGATCTATAAAATCATTACGCCTTTACTGAATAAAGTAGAAACGAAAAAAAATTCCCCTGACTCGATCAGAAAGTGGCTGGATAGTAAAGTCTCTGCTTTAAAAGAAGTAATGAATCAAAGTCCTCATTATCAATATGATACAGAGGCTTTTAAAAATTTAATCAGATTATTGTAA
- a CDS encoding RNA polymerase sigma factor has translation MHKEIIENIRSGKREALVNLYKQYRVDFIKWAIKNFYCSPQEAEDAYQDTTIAFYENIMKNKVQELSCSPKTYLFAIGKNILLSLAKKKSNQTADIEHIKDVEDDELIAFEKIALSEQQSNILAAIKALGEPCQTILKLYYYDRLSIRKIVEKLGYKSENVVKVQKNRCMKRLKSGIEETGLKEDLR, from the coding sequence ATGCACAAAGAAATTATTGAAAATATCAGGTCAGGAAAACGTGAAGCACTTGTAAATTTATATAAACAATACCGGGTAGATTTTATAAAGTGGGCGATCAAAAATTTTTATTGTAGCCCGCAAGAAGCAGAAGATGCTTACCAGGATACCACCATTGCTTTTTATGAAAATATAATGAAAAACAAGGTGCAAGAGTTGAGTTGCTCACCAAAGACCTATTTGTTTGCAATTGGCAAAAATATATTGTTGAGCTTGGCAAAGAAAAAAAGCAATCAGACGGCTGACATAGAGCACATAAAAGACGTGGAAGACGATGAGCTGATAGCCTTTGAGAAAATAGCCCTGAGCGAACAACAATCCAATATTTTGGCGGCAATCAAGGCTTTGGGGGAACCTTGTCAAACCATATTGAAATTATATTACTATGATCGATTGTCGATCAGAAAAATTGTGGAAAAACTGGGGTACAAATCAGAAAATGTGGTCAAAGTTCAGAAAAACCGCTGTATGAAGCGATTAAAATCCGGGATAGAAGAAACAGGTTTGAAAGAAGATTTAAGATGA
- the murD gene encoding UDP-N-acetylmuramoyl-L-alanine--D-glutamate ligase yields MADNQTTTEEQNATKRIVILGGAESGVGSALLAKAKGFDVFVSDSSILQENYRKTLIDNDIAFEEQGHTEEFILIADEVIKSPGIPENASMVRKVTRQQIPIISEIEFAARYTKAKMIGITGSNGKSTTTLLTHHLLTQAGFKVGLAGNIGESFAKQVVDDAYDFFVVEVSSFQLDNCYEFRPHLSMLINITEDHMDRYENNINKYIASKFKVIQKQTPEDYFLYNIDDANVTERLQKITEGIVGVSEGEEPAPNRTLPYCLPISLKNADPEKAKEQSLSYWDEENGNIVLNFSDRGSDEQKTMTVPVADLPLPGKHNIFNAMIALQACHILGASPVVLHEGLKNFSNAPHRMEEVAELSEVKFINDSKSTNIDSAFYALDSIKMGEDERKLVWIAGGVDKGNDYEKIRDLVAKKVKILICLGLDNEKLHNTFRETVHVTIRTQQINEAVEQAFDLARPGDTVLLSPACASYDLFKNYEERGDSFKKAVQKLVRLKSRKKKR; encoded by the coding sequence ATGGCAGATAATCAAACAACAACAGAAGAACAAAACGCAACAAAGCGAATCGTGATTTTGGGAGGTGCCGAAAGTGGCGTAGGAAGCGCATTGCTTGCCAAAGCAAAAGGTTTTGATGTGTTTGTGTCGGATAGCTCTATTTTGCAGGAAAATTATCGCAAAACCCTAATAGATAATGACATTGCTTTTGAGGAGCAAGGACATACTGAAGAGTTTATTTTGATAGCCGATGAGGTAATTAAAAGCCCTGGTATTCCTGAAAACGCCTCTATGGTACGCAAAGTAACCCGTCAGCAAATTCCTATTATTTCAGAAATAGAGTTTGCTGCAAGGTATACCAAAGCCAAAATGATTGGAATAACTGGCAGCAATGGTAAGTCTACCACCACCCTGCTTACCCATCATTTGCTTACACAGGCAGGGTTTAAGGTAGGGTTGGCAGGCAATATAGGAGAAAGCTTTGCCAAACAGGTAGTAGACGATGCCTACGACTTTTTTGTGGTGGAGGTAAGCAGTTTTCAACTAGACAATTGCTATGAGTTTCGTCCTCATTTGTCTATGCTGATCAACATTACCGAAGACCACATGGATCGCTACGAAAACAACATCAATAAATACATTGCTTCTAAGTTTAAGGTAATCCAAAAACAAACTCCGGAAGATTACTTTTTATATAATATCGATGATGCCAATGTAACCGAAAGGTTGCAAAAGATAACCGAAGGTATAGTGGGTGTTAGCGAAGGAGAAGAGCCTGCACCTAACCGCACTTTGCCCTACTGTTTGCCTATAAGCCTAAAAAATGCCGACCCGGAAAAAGCCAAGGAACAAAGCTTGTCTTATTGGGACGAAGAAAATGGCAACATTGTATTAAATTTCAGTGATAGAGGCAGTGATGAGCAAAAGACCATGACCGTGCCAGTGGCAGACCTGCCTTTGCCCGGCAAACATAATATTTTCAATGCGATGATTGCACTGCAGGCTTGTCATATCCTGGGGGCGTCACCTGTGGTATTGCACGAAGGCTTAAAAAACTTTAGCAATGCTCCCCACCGTATGGAAGAGGTAGCCGAATTGAGCGAAGTAAAGTTTATCAATGACTCGAAGTCTACCAATATCGATTCTGCTTTTTATGCCCTTGACAGTATAAAAATGGGCGAAGATGAACGCAAACTCGTTTGGATTGCCGGAGGAGTGGACAAAGGCAATGACTATGAAAAAATCAGAGATTTGGTTGCCAAAAAAGTAAAAATATTGATATGTTTGGGATTGGATAACGAAAAGCTACACAACACATTTAGAGAAACAGTGCATGTAACTATTCGTACTCAGCAAATCAACGAAGCAGTAGAACAAGCATTTGATCTTGCCAGACCTGGCGACACAGTGTTGTTGTCTCCTGCCTGTGCAAGTTACGACTTGTTTAAAAACTACGAAGAACGCGGCGACAGTTTCAAAAAGGCAGTACAAAAGCTGGTACGCCTTAAAAGCCGTAAAAAGAAGAGATAA
- a CDS encoding FtsW/RodA/SpoVE family cell cycle protein: protein MEEASSENVTKTNDQEELVENYPQESWFDRNLQGDKFIWMVVVALASISVLVVYSATGTIAYKNQQGHSHYLFKHSLLVFTSLIAIWVTHRIDYRYYSRLSRIALLLSVPLLLLSWQFGPKINEASRWITIPIINQSFQPSDLAKLALLASLASMLARRQRSIDDFKDAIMPILFWVGIICGLIGLTDISSALLLFLTCLILMFIGRVPINYLALLVVVGFISITAALYMGQRSGTFKSRINAKYNSSEIPFQAQQSYIAIATGGITGVGAGNSVQRNFLPNPYSDFIYSIIVEEYGLLGGLLVLVLYLVLLYRGMMVMANSKRPFGGILSAGLTFSIVIQALINMAVSVGLVPITGMPMPLLSMGGTSLLFTGVALGIVLSISRGEVDEDIEKIGKGGRTGNAKRKLA, encoded by the coding sequence ATGGAAGAAGCTTCATCAGAGAACGTAACAAAAACAAACGATCAGGAAGAGTTGGTAGAAAACTACCCACAGGAGAGTTGGTTTGATCGCAACCTTCAGGGAGACAAGTTTATATGGATGGTAGTGGTAGCCCTGGCTTCTATCAGTGTATTGGTAGTATATAGTGCCACTGGTACCATTGCTTACAAAAACCAACAAGGACACAGCCATTACCTGTTTAAACACTCTTTGTTGGTCTTTACCAGTTTAATCGCCATTTGGGTGACCCACCGCATCGACTATCGCTATTATTCCCGTTTATCGCGCATTGCCTTGTTGTTGTCTGTGCCATTGCTTTTGCTTTCGTGGCAGTTTGGACCTAAAATAAACGAAGCCAGTCGCTGGATCACCATCCCTATTATTAACCAGTCTTTTCAGCCTTCCGATTTGGCAAAACTCGCTTTGTTGGCGAGCCTTGCCAGTATGTTGGCAAGACGCCAACGCAGCATAGACGATTTTAAAGATGCCATTATGCCCATTTTGTTTTGGGTGGGCATTATATGTGGTTTAATTGGACTTACCGATATATCAAGTGCGTTGTTGTTATTCCTTACCTGTTTGATTTTAATGTTTATCGGACGCGTACCAATCAATTATTTAGCGTTGTTGGTAGTGGTAGGCTTTATATCCATTACTGCTGCCCTGTATATGGGGCAACGCTCTGGCACATTCAAAAGCCGGATCAATGCCAAGTACAATTCTAGCGAAATTCCGTTTCAGGCGCAGCAATCCTACATTGCCATTGCTACCGGAGGCATTACAGGGGTAGGTGCAGGCAATAGTGTACAACGGAACTTTTTACCCAACCCTTATTCCGATTTTATTTACTCTATCATAGTCGAAGAGTACGGTTTATTGGGTGGTTTGCTGGTGTTGGTGTTATACCTGGTGCTGCTTTACCGGGGTATGATGGTAATGGCCAACAGTAAACGCCCCTTTGGGGGAATTCTGTCTGCCGGGCTCACCTTCAGTATAGTCATTCAGGCACTAATCAACATGGCAGTGTCGGTAGGTTTGGTGCCCATTACAGGTATGCCCATGCCTTTGTTAAGTATGGGAGGAACCTCGCTATTGTTTACCGGAGTGGCCTTGGGCATCGTGTTGAGCATTAGTAGGGGAGAAGTAGACGAAGATATTGAAAAAATAGGTAAAGGAGGAAGAACAGGAAATGCCAAAAGAAAACTCGCGTAA
- the murG gene encoding undecaprenyldiphospho-muramoylpentapeptide beta-N-acetylglucosaminyltransferase, with translation MPKENSRNQVPVRAIISGGGTGGHIYPAIAIANELKERHANTEILFVGAQGKMEMEKVPKAGYPIEGLWISGIQRSLSVDNLSFPFKLTSSLLKARSIIKKFKPNVAIGVGGFASGPLLYVASRMGVPSLIQEQNSYAGLTNKWLAKRVNTICVAYEGLEKYFPAEKLVHTGNPVRKDILALDVTAKRVAAFQHFGLDPAKKTILIVGGSLGARSINESISKDLHKIVNAGAQVLWQTGKNSFEENPDSAGLLSHPLVKRTEFIYEMDLAYALADIIVSRAGALAVSEICLVGAPAILVPFPFAAEDHQTKNVLALEEKNAAIHIKNSDAKNLLVDAALALLQDTNHQQQLAQNIRQLGKPKATEQIVDEVLKLV, from the coding sequence ATGCCAAAAGAAAACTCGCGTAATCAAGTGCCTGTACGTGCCATCATCAGTGGAGGAGGCACCGGAGGACATATTTACCCTGCCATTGCTATAGCCAACGAATTAAAAGAACGCCACGCCAACACCGAAATTTTGTTTGTAGGAGCCCAAGGTAAAATGGAAATGGAAAAAGTGCCCAAGGCAGGTTATCCCATCGAGGGGCTGTGGATCAGTGGCATTCAGCGTAGCCTTTCGGTAGATAATTTGAGCTTTCCATTCAAGCTTACCTCAAGTCTGCTCAAAGCCCGCAGCATTATCAAAAAATTTAAGCCCAATGTAGCCATAGGAGTGGGTGGTTTTGCCAGTGGTCCTTTGTTATATGTGGCGTCTCGTATGGGGGTGCCCAGCCTTATTCAAGAACAAAACTCCTATGCCGGACTTACCAACAAGTGGTTGGCAAAACGGGTAAATACCATCTGTGTGGCATATGAAGGACTAGAGAAATACTTCCCCGCCGAAAAGTTAGTGCACACGGGCAATCCGGTACGCAAAGATATTTTGGCATTAGATGTAACCGCCAAAAGAGTAGCTGCTTTTCAGCATTTTGGGCTCGACCCAGCCAAAAAAACAATCTTGATTGTAGGAGGAAGCCTGGGAGCGAGAAGCATCAACGAGAGCATTTCAAAAGATTTGCATAAAATTGTAAATGCGGGAGCACAAGTGCTTTGGCAAACCGGGAAAAACTCTTTTGAAGAAAACCCCGACAGTGCTGGTTTACTCAGCCATCCTTTGGTAAAACGCACCGAATTTATCTATGAAATGGACTTGGCGTATGCCCTTGCCGACATCATTGTGTCGAGAGCAGGTGCATTGGCTGTGTCAGAAATATGTTTGGTAGGCGCGCCCGCTATTTTGGTACCCTTTCCGTTTGCTGCCGAAGATCACCAAACCAAAAATGTGTTGGCATTAGAAGAAAAAAATGCAGCCATTCACATCAAAAATAGCGACGCCAAAAACTTGTTGGTAGATGCTGCGCTGGCATTGCTACAAGATACAAACCATCAGCAACAACTTGCGCAAAACATTCGGCAACTGGGCAAACCCAAAGCCACCGAGCAAATTGTAGACGAAGTGCTGAAATTGGTGTAA
- the sufU gene encoding Fe-S cluster assembly sulfur transfer protein SufU — protein MEKSLTELYQSVILTHNKTPHNFKKAEELPLHSEAYNPLCGDHFQLYISLEGAVIQQAFFHGYGCAVSKASTSVLLQTIEGKTLTEAKTLIETFMQVVNGELPANIPEGFKAFAAAKHFPSREQCATLSWQAFQTLIDEQSQ, from the coding sequence ATGGAAAAGTCACTAACCGAATTATACCAAAGTGTCATTTTAACACACAACAAAACCCCTCACAATTTTAAAAAAGCTGAAGAATTGCCGCTACACTCAGAAGCTTACAACCCGTTATGTGGCGATCATTTCCAATTGTATATATCATTGGAAGGAGCAGTGATTCAACAAGCGTTTTTTCACGGCTACGGGTGCGCGGTGTCCAAAGCGTCTACCTCAGTATTGTTGCAAACCATTGAGGGCAAAACACTGACCGAGGCAAAAACACTGATAGAAACATTTATGCAAGTGGTAAACGGTGAACTCCCCGCCAATATACCCGAAGGGTTTAAAGCTTTTGCCGCCGCAAAGCACTTTCCTAGCCGTGAACAATGCGCTACGCTCAGTTGGCAAGCCTTTCAAACATTGATAGATGAGCAGTCACAGTAG
- a CDS encoding cation transporter: MKKTTFKISKMDCPSEENLIRMKLEGLGAIKSLDFDIPQRTLQVFHEGDSHEIAQALNKLNLGSQPVNTEDAGNVVFAKAQNQRKLLWAVLLINFAFFLIELTTGFISKSMGLVADSLDMLADALVYALSLFAVGGSLVRKQRIAKVAGYFQLLLAILGFSEVLRRFFGGTTIPDFTLMIYVSVFALVGNAACLYLLQKSKSKEAHMQASMIFTSNDIIINLGVIVAGALVHWLESGVPDLIIGAFVFILVVQGALRILKL, encoded by the coding sequence ATGAAAAAAACAACCTTTAAAATAAGCAAGATGGATTGTCCTTCAGAAGAAAATCTGATAAGGATGAAACTGGAAGGGTTGGGAGCCATAAAAAGCCTGGACTTTGACATTCCTCAACGAACCTTGCAAGTGTTTCATGAGGGCGACTCTCACGAGATAGCCCAGGCATTGAACAAGCTCAACCTGGGGAGCCAGCCTGTAAATACTGAAGATGCGGGCAATGTGGTATTTGCCAAAGCACAAAACCAGCGCAAACTATTGTGGGCGGTTTTGCTCATCAATTTTGCGTTTTTTTTGATAGAACTCACCACTGGATTTATATCCAAGTCTATGGGGTTGGTAGCAGACAGCCTCGATATGCTCGCCGATGCCTTGGTCTATGCCTTAAGTTTATTTGCCGTAGGTGGTAGCCTGGTACGTAAGCAACGCATTGCCAAAGTTGCCGGGTATTTTCAGTTGTTGTTGGCTATATTGGGTTTTAGTGAGGTTTTAAGACGATTTTTTGGGGGAACTACTATACCAGATTTTACCCTAATGATTTATGTTTCAGTGTTTGCACTGGTGGGCAATGCAGCTTGTTTATATTTATTACAAAAATCGAAAAGCAAAGAAGCCCACATGCAGGCAAGTATGATATTTACTTCCAATGACATCATCATCAATCTGGGCGTGATAGTGGCAGGGGCATTGGTACACTGGCTTGAGTCAGGTGTTCCTGACCTGATTATTGGGGCTTTCGTGTTTATATTGGTGGTGCAGGGAGCCTTAAGAATACTTAAGTTATAA
- a CDS encoding response regulator: MKNYSLLVVDDDKNNLMVMIRYLEKHHKPQVNYEFLTAPNGKIAFEIAKKTKPDLILTDWDMPLMNGIEMIRAVRQLPAIKETPIIIVTGINDAAEDLKLALDAGAVDYIQKPVNKIELNARVYSALQLYDAFRTIRLQKTAIEEQKKQELGSKTLQIYEKNQILSTVKSRLENYLLDLKPDDRPAGKAIVKLIEQNMHHDNEWDAFKQQFDKVNPQFFKVLEEKHNDLTISEIKMCAYIYVGLGIKEIADFMHLEYGGARVKKTRIKQKLKLPADLKIDDYIRGL, translated from the coding sequence ATGAAAAATTATAGTTTGCTCGTTGTAGACGACGATAAAAATAACCTGATGGTGATGATTCGCTACCTGGAGAAGCATCACAAACCTCAGGTAAATTATGAGTTTTTGACCGCCCCGAATGGCAAAATAGCCTTCGAAATTGCCAAAAAAACCAAACCTGATCTGATTTTAACTGATTGGGACATGCCCTTGATGAATGGTATAGAAATGATTAGGGCAGTGAGGCAATTGCCCGCAATCAAAGAGACACCTATCATTATAGTAACCGGCATAAACGATGCTGCTGAAGATTTAAAACTTGCCCTGGATGCGGGCGCAGTAGATTATATTCAAAAACCTGTCAATAAAATTGAACTCAACGCCAGGGTTTACTCTGCATTGCAACTATATGATGCTTTTAGGACAATTCGGCTCCAAAAAACCGCGATAGAAGAGCAAAAAAAACAAGAGTTAGGCTCCAAAACACTGCAAATTTACGAGAAAAACCAAATACTAAGCACAGTTAAAAGTAGGCTTGAAAATTACTTGTTAGACCTCAAACCTGACGATCGTCCGGCGGGTAAAGCCATTGTTAAATTGATTGAACAAAATATGCACCACGACAATGAGTGGGATGCTTTTAAGCAGCAGTTTGACAAGGTAAACCCTCAGTTTTTTAAGGTATTGGAAGAAAAACACAACGACCTGACAATCAGCGAAATAAAAATGTGTGCTTACATTTATGTAGGTTTAGGCATCAAAGAGATTGCTGATTTTATGCACTTGGAATATGGAGGAGCCAGAGTAAAGAAAACCCGGATTAAGCAAAAGCTAAAGTTGCCTGCCGACCTAAAAATTGATGATTATATCAGGGGGTTGTAG
- a CDS encoding AraC family transcriptional regulator: MKALYFRMPKTEIESFRVQIDQMPYFYDTLHYHPELQITLILKSTGTLFAGDGIHRFQPLDILIMGSNLPHVLRNDQDYYLPTSNKEAHSISIFLKKESLGKGFFDLPEMQPVKDLWHHASRGIRVTHQAPNELTEQLRTIEDTQGIHRLVQLLGVFESLTKIPAEDKEFLSSAAFLNPQKDSDNQRLNDVIDYVMKNYTRDIKLSEIAEVAHMTSEAFCRYFKLRTRKTFSGFLNEIRIGNACQMLVTEKYNVSEVCFACGFNNLSNFNRQFKKFTQLTPSQYLKEYCYKDKAVR; this comes from the coding sequence ATGAAAGCACTGTATTTTAGAATGCCCAAAACAGAAATTGAGTCATTTAGAGTTCAAATAGACCAAATGCCTTATTTTTATGATACGCTGCATTATCACCCTGAACTCCAGATTACATTGATACTCAAAAGTACAGGTACCCTGTTTGCAGGGGACGGCATCCACCGCTTTCAACCACTTGACATATTAATTATGGGATCCAATTTACCCCATGTATTACGCAATGACCAAGATTACTATTTACCCACAAGCAATAAAGAGGCGCATTCTATTTCTATTTTTCTTAAGAAAGAATCGTTAGGTAAAGGTTTTTTTGACCTCCCAGAAATGCAACCGGTCAAAGATCTGTGGCATCACGCGTCACGCGGTATTCGTGTTACCCACCAGGCTCCTAATGAATTGACTGAACAACTGCGTACTATAGAAGATACTCAAGGTATTCATCGCTTGGTACAGCTACTAGGCGTATTTGAATCGCTCACAAAAATACCTGCCGAAGACAAGGAGTTTTTATCAAGCGCTGCATTTCTCAACCCTCAGAAAGACTCTGATAATCAGCGGTTGAACGATGTAATAGACTATGTAATGAAAAACTACACGAGAGATATTAAGTTGAGCGAAATAGCTGAGGTAGCACACATGACGTCCGAAGCGTTTTGTCGTTATTTTAAGCTGCGTACCCGCAAAACATTTTCGGGTTTTCTCAACGAAATTCGCATTGGAAATGCCTGTCAGATGTTGGTAACAGAAAAGTACAATGTATCGGAGGTGTGCTTTGCATGCGGCTTTAATAATTTATCCAATTTTAATCGACAATTTAAAAAGTTTACGCAGCTTACCCCCAGCCAATACTTAAAAGAGTATTGTTATAAGGATAAAGCAGTACGTTAA
- a CDS encoding dihydrodipicolinate synthase family protein, producing the protein MKVTWNGVYPAVTTNFHEDESLDLVTLKKNIDQQITAGVDGIIVCGSLGESGVLNIAEKQQVLGSAIEAAQGRVPVIICLAESTTRGAKEFAQESQKTGADGFMLLPPMRYASDERETLTYLHKVADSTDLPIMLYNNPLAYKTLITIDMFKELAQNPKFESVKESTGDVRYMTDMINELGDRFKILSGVDNLALESLMMGADGWVAGLVCAFPAETVAIYRLAQEGRYKEAVEIYRWFYPLLHLDVSEKLVQNIKLAEAMTGMGTEHVREPRLKLSGEERERVIKIIETGLANRPELPTLLSEVL; encoded by the coding sequence ATGAAAGTAACATGGAATGGAGTCTACCCCGCTGTAACTACTAATTTTCACGAAGATGAGTCTTTGGATCTAGTAACTCTTAAGAAAAACATCGACCAGCAAATTACTGCCGGAGTAGATGGCATTATCGTATGCGGGTCTTTAGGAGAAAGTGGTGTATTAAACATTGCTGAAAAGCAGCAAGTATTAGGCAGTGCGATCGAAGCAGCACAAGGTAGAGTCCCAGTTATTATTTGTCTTGCTGAAAGCACAACTCGCGGAGCTAAAGAATTTGCTCAAGAGTCACAAAAAACAGGTGCCGATGGCTTTATGCTATTGCCTCCTATGCGTTATGCCTCTGACGAGCGCGAAACGCTTACTTATTTGCACAAAGTGGCAGATTCAACCGATTTGCCCATTATGTTGTACAACAACCCACTGGCTTACAAAACCCTGATCACAATAGACATGTTCAAAGAACTGGCACAAAACCCTAAGTTTGAGTCAGTAAAAGAGTCTACAGGTGATGTACGCTACATGACAGACATGATCAATGAACTAGGCGACCGCTTCAAGATTCTTTCTGGAGTAGACAACCTTGCGCTTGAGAGTCTGATGATGGGTGCTGATGGTTGGGTGGCTGGCCTGGTATGTGCATTCCCTGCCGAAACTGTAGCTATTTACCGTCTGGCACAAGAAGGACGTTACAAAGAGGCTGTAGAGATTTATCGTTGGTTCTACCCATTGTTGCACTTAGACGTGTCGGAAAAGCTGGTACAAAATATCAAGCTTGCCGAAGCAATGACTGGAATGGGTACCGAGCACGTAAGAGAGCCTCGTTTGAAACTAAGCGGCGAAGAGCGCGAGCGTGTGATCAAAATCATAGAAACAGGTCTTGCCAATCGTCCTGAGCTACCAACTTTGCTAAGTGAAGTATTGTAA